From the Streptomyces sp. KMM 9044 genome, one window contains:
- a CDS encoding replication initiator: MPPHTPTTTIPRPEPTAPALPTFTGYRDLLGLIRQLSSLGGCAQPIRLEGHRTEIDAFTGEILHELKSKDLPAGHLLVRCGNRRTTRCPSCAELYRQDTYHLIAVGLRGGKNIPDQVATHPRVFTTLTAPSYGPVHGRRVGGSARCRCGRTHTKGDPLLGTPLDPERYDYTGAVLWNAHAPALWARFMLHLRRTIAAAAGVPQRLLHKVVRVSYAKVAEYQQRGLVHFHAVIRLDGPAGPYTPPPAWATPELLANAIRLAATRAHIDGPEINGRTRSFAFGEQIDTRIIRSTAFQGGTTITEGKVAGYVAKYATKGTEAATGTLDHRLRRITDLWFESVPEHAARMIRTAWSIGAREDLKHLNLRKWAHMLGFRGHFSTKTRAYSTTLSALRAARAAWHHRHTPPPSPTTLVLAHWTYDGTGLTPDLECLAALIGGGPTREQGVTAGA, from the coding sequence ATGCCACCGCACACCCCGACCACCACAATCCCCCGACCCGAACCGACCGCACCCGCGCTGCCCACGTTCACCGGGTACCGGGACCTGCTCGGCCTGATACGGCAGCTGTCCTCGCTCGGCGGCTGCGCCCAGCCCATCCGGCTCGAAGGCCACCGCACCGAGATCGACGCCTTCACCGGCGAGATCCTGCACGAACTGAAATCCAAGGACCTCCCTGCCGGACACCTCCTGGTCCGCTGCGGCAACCGCCGCACCACCCGCTGCCCCTCCTGCGCCGAGCTCTACCGCCAGGACACCTACCACCTCATCGCCGTCGGCCTGCGCGGCGGCAAGAACATCCCCGACCAGGTCGCCACCCACCCCCGCGTCTTCACCACCCTCACCGCACCTTCGTACGGCCCGGTCCACGGCCGACGCGTGGGCGGCTCCGCCCGCTGCCGCTGCGGACGCACCCACACCAAGGGCGACCCACTGCTCGGCACCCCGCTCGACCCCGAGCGGTACGACTACACCGGCGCCGTGCTGTGGAACGCTCATGCCCCGGCCCTGTGGGCCCGCTTCATGCTCCACCTGCGCCGCACTATCGCCGCCGCAGCCGGTGTCCCGCAACGCCTGCTGCACAAGGTCGTCCGCGTCTCGTACGCCAAGGTCGCCGAGTACCAGCAGCGCGGGCTGGTCCACTTCCATGCCGTGATCCGCCTCGACGGCCCCGCAGGCCCCTACACCCCACCACCCGCATGGGCCACCCCCGAACTCCTCGCCAACGCCATCCGGCTCGCGGCCACCCGCGCCCACATCGACGGACCGGAGATCAACGGCCGCACCCGCTCCTTCGCCTTCGGCGAGCAGATCGACACCAGGATCATCCGGTCCACGGCCTTCCAGGGCGGGACCACGATCACCGAGGGCAAGGTCGCCGGATACGTCGCCAAGTACGCCACCAAGGGCACCGAAGCCGCGACCGGCACCCTCGACCACCGTCTGAGGAGGATCACCGACCTCTGGTTCGAGTCCGTGCCCGAGCACGCCGCCCGGATGATCCGCACTGCCTGGTCCATCGGCGCCCGCGAGGACCTCAAGCACCTGAACCTGCGCAAGTGGGCCCACATGCTCGGCTTCCGCGGCCACTTCTCCACCAAGACCCGCGCCTACTCCACCACCCTCAGCGCCCTCCGGGCCGCCCGAGCCGCCTGGCACCACCGCCACACCCCTCCGCCCTCACCGACCACCCTCGTCCTCGCCCACTGGACCTACGACGGCACCGGCCTCACCCCCGACCTCGAATGCCTCGCCGCCCTCATCGGCGGCGGCCCGACACGCGAACAGGGAGTGACAGCCGGTGCGTGA
- a CDS encoding helix-turn-helix domain-containing protein has translation MRDDELLTVPEAMARLKIGRSALYDLLRTRRLASLTIGRARRIPTHALDDYVQRHLEEAAR, from the coding sequence GTGCGTGACGACGAACTGCTCACCGTTCCCGAAGCGATGGCCCGCCTCAAGATCGGCCGCTCCGCCCTCTACGACCTCCTGCGCACCCGGCGCCTGGCCTCCCTGACCATCGGCCGCGCCCGCCGCATCCCCACCCACGCCCTGGACGACTACGTCCAGCGCCACCTGGAAGAGGCCGCCCGATGA
- a CDS encoding tyrosine-type recombinase/integrase has translation MTAPNRKKARANGEGTIYQRKDGRWEAAGYVLAANGTRKRVRVYGSTRRKAADKLAEKIADSNRGLPVATADSTVGDYLTYWLGGVAVHRLRENTHTRYAACVRLHLIPGLGTKKIARLTAKDVRTFLDRLRTTCQCCTQGLDTERKKCCAIGQCCQKQLSPLTVTYVHSVLKSALEHAVREDELPRNVARNVKTTTPRPRRFRPLTAAEARQFLDAARADRLHALYELALRTGLRKGELLGLRWEGLDLNAGTASIRHSLQRTRTGGLTHLPTKTRASERRIALPTECLHSLKEHKQQQDKERGTAGSAWQDSGLVFTTPTGRPLDPANITRRFRSFLNRAGLRRIRFHDLRHSTATLLLEQGVDLVVIKELLGHAHIGVTAGVYAHVRLRLQRQAIDTLGHALAPTDDDPDDPPTTAVVR, from the coding sequence ATGACCGCCCCCAACCGTAAGAAGGCACGCGCCAACGGCGAAGGCACCATCTACCAGCGCAAGGACGGCCGCTGGGAAGCCGCCGGCTACGTCCTCGCCGCCAACGGCACCCGCAAACGCGTCCGCGTCTACGGCAGCACGCGGAGGAAAGCCGCCGACAAACTCGCCGAGAAGATCGCCGACAGCAACCGCGGGCTGCCCGTCGCCACTGCCGACAGCACCGTCGGCGACTACCTCACCTATTGGCTGGGCGGCGTCGCCGTCCACCGGCTCCGCGAGAACACCCACACCCGCTACGCAGCCTGCGTCCGCCTCCATCTCATCCCCGGCCTCGGCACCAAGAAGATCGCCCGGCTCACCGCCAAGGACGTACGCACCTTCCTCGATCGACTCCGCACGACCTGCCAGTGCTGCACCCAGGGGTTGGACACGGAACGGAAGAAGTGCTGTGCGATCGGCCAGTGCTGCCAGAAGCAGCTGTCTCCTCTGACGGTGACCTATGTGCACTCGGTGCTCAAATCGGCACTGGAACACGCCGTCCGCGAGGATGAGTTGCCCCGCAACGTCGCCCGGAACGTCAAGACCACCACGCCCCGGCCCCGGCGCTTCCGGCCCCTTACCGCAGCCGAGGCCCGGCAGTTCCTCGACGCGGCCCGCGCCGACCGGCTGCACGCGCTGTATGAACTCGCACTACGTACTGGACTCCGGAAGGGTGAACTCCTCGGCCTCCGGTGGGAGGGCCTCGACCTCAACGCCGGAACGGCCAGCATCCGGCACTCGCTGCAGCGCACCCGCACCGGCGGCCTCACACACCTGCCCACCAAGACCCGGGCGTCCGAGCGCCGCATCGCACTCCCGACCGAATGCCTCCACTCCCTCAAGGAGCACAAACAGCAGCAGGACAAGGAGCGCGGGACAGCAGGGTCAGCCTGGCAGGACAGCGGCCTCGTCTTCACCACCCCTACCGGCCGGCCTCTCGACCCGGCCAACATCACCCGCCGATTCCGGAGCTTCCTCAACCGGGCCGGACTCCGACGCATCCGCTTCCACGACCTCCGCCACTCGACCGCCACCCTGCTCCTGGAACAAGGCGTCGACCTCGTGGTCATCAAGGAGCTGTTGGGCCACGCACACATCGGCGTCACCGCCGGCGTCTACGCCCACGTCCGACTCCGCCTCCAACGCCAAGCCATCGACACCCTGGGCCACGCCCTCGCCCCAACCGACGACGACCCCGACGATCCGCCCACGACAGCAGTCGTCCGCTGA
- a CDS encoding HINT domain-containing protein, with protein sequence MADGSTRPIEKVRPGDKILATDPRTGKTSVQTATATIIGKGSKDLVRITLTVHEGSTRRAEAIATVTATAGHPFWVPSLGVWIDAGELKPGQWLQTSSGTWIQIGAVEAWTARKATVHNLTVTDVHTYYVLAGETPVLVHNSNCPTSAANGEKLRRQLAEEAGQLPGIRSADDIFDTPSALRGGVTPDQVKPFFAGKSGWREEGLGRGKNAGGGWVIREYTGRGDPTGRMLRWNPGGGHHGDGAYWRVVGPEGDLGGIIR encoded by the coding sequence ATGGCCGACGGCTCCACCAGACCGATCGAAAAGGTCAGGCCCGGTGACAAGATCCTCGCCACCGACCCAAGGACGGGGAAGACCTCCGTCCAGACGGCCACGGCGACGATCATCGGCAAGGGCAGCAAGGACCTGGTCCGTATCACGCTGACGGTCCACGAGGGTTCCACCCGCCGGGCCGAGGCCATTGCGACAGTCACCGCCACAGCTGGCCACCCCTTCTGGGTGCCGTCCCTGGGTGTGTGGATCGACGCCGGTGAACTGAAGCCGGGCCAATGGCTCCAGACGTCCTCGGGTACCTGGATCCAGATCGGCGCGGTTGAGGCGTGGACGGCGCGGAAGGCGACAGTCCACAACCTGACCGTCACCGATGTCCACACGTACTATGTGCTGGCAGGCGAGACTCCGGTTCTCGTTCACAACAGTAATTGCCCCACGAGTGCTGCGAATGGAGAGAAACTTCGTAGGCAGCTCGCGGAGGAGGCTGGTCAACTTCCGGGGATTCGCTCTGCGGACGACATCTTCGATACTCCGTCTGCCCTCAGGGGTGGCGTAACACCCGATCAGGTCAAGCCGTTCTTTGCGGGTAAGTCGGGATGGCGCGAAGAAGGGTTGGGGCGCGGCAAGAATGCTGGAGGTGGATGGGTGATTCGCGAATACACGGGTCGAGGAGATCCGACCGGGCGGATGCTCAGGTGGAATCCTGGCGGTGGCCATCATGGCGATGGTGCCTACTGGAGAGTCGTGGGCCCTGAAGGAGATCTGGGAGGGATCATTCGATGA
- a CDS encoding RHS repeat domain-containing protein translates to MRDRGRSALPTEVQELNGTGDGYITIDRTEYDIHGRETATWDADNRKTSVKYTPATVARPTQQISTDPLGHTETTVLDDVRGLPLVEEDANGKKATMEYDPLGRLLKVWEIDRDPATQTPTAAYDYTVRRDGPTVVTTRTLKDNGQYAVSYEILDGLLRERQTQDKAIGAGRIVNDVFYDSAGRVWKENDGYYNKDDPAPELLQVGDQDVPSQNRVTFDGLGQPTSEASWYRGTEKLRTTTERDGDVSTTIPPKGDTVTATFEDAEGRVERLREYTDEARTKWRDTLYEYDDLDNLRKVTAPGGAVTTFEYDKRGRQTASTDPDGGRTEMRYDNSDNVVETTDPLGRSLFTTYDDGGRPTTLREGSTTGPKRLEWTYDSLYKGLPTAQIRYEGGREYREEVTDYDNAYRVKKSRTVIPAEETGVAGTYEYEYSYTPTGNLAWVSVPGLGGLVTERIVFRYNTDDLPIFIGGASTYLANAQYSAFGEILRTDAGPAGKQVYGTYVYDEFTRRLQSATFDRSVGPGRINEARYGYDEAGNVTRITDAPGAAAPGSGETDTQCFVYDQLRQMTSAWTSKTADDCAAAPSKERVGGPEAYWQSFQYDAAGNRTKLVEHDTTGDAAKNVTRDYVYGKEGVGGPNALAEVKSTGPRGETLATFGYDKAGNTTGRQHGGSSQTLEYDIEGQLREVTQPVEGGGTKTTSYLYGADGERLIRTGADGSRTLYLGDAELTVNAANTSAKAERFYPLPDGSTTVRATGGVRQLMLADHHGTSHTVVDMADTAMGVTRRKSMPFGETRGLEPASWPGQRGFVGGTVDADTGLTRLGARDYDPATGRFIQVDPMVDYGQPATMNPYAYSNNAPATFSDPSGEFFPILIGIAARIAIQAAIRAAARRAAIIAARKAAQAAARRAAALARKRVLEAAKRAAAKARREAARKAAAAKRAAAKRAAARAAAKRAAARRAAAQARARAARAAARKAAARRAAARKAAARPQPRAKPRSQPKPRPKPRQVKRAVKKVAKEVRETVKEEVQSAGLRVQQFRSGHQGPHGRRLHQTDRKGQAR, encoded by the coding sequence ATGCGGGACCGCGGCCGGTCGGCCCTGCCCACCGAGGTCCAGGAGCTGAACGGCACCGGCGACGGCTACATCACCATCGACCGTACCGAGTACGACATCCACGGCCGCGAGACCGCGACCTGGGACGCGGACAACCGTAAGACGTCCGTCAAGTACACGCCCGCGACGGTGGCCCGACCCACCCAGCAGATCTCCACCGACCCCCTCGGACACACCGAGACCACGGTGCTCGACGACGTCCGCGGCCTGCCGCTGGTCGAGGAGGACGCCAACGGCAAGAAGGCCACGATGGAGTACGACCCGCTGGGCCGGCTCCTGAAGGTCTGGGAGATCGACCGTGACCCGGCGACCCAGACGCCCACCGCCGCGTACGACTACACCGTCCGCCGGGACGGCCCGACGGTCGTCACCACGCGGACGCTGAAGGACAACGGCCAGTACGCCGTGTCGTACGAGATCCTCGACGGCCTGCTGCGCGAACGGCAGACCCAGGACAAGGCGATCGGCGCCGGCCGGATCGTCAACGACGTCTTCTACGACAGCGCCGGCCGGGTGTGGAAGGAGAACGACGGCTACTACAACAAGGACGACCCGGCGCCCGAGCTGCTCCAGGTCGGCGACCAGGACGTCCCCTCCCAGAACCGGGTGACCTTCGACGGCCTGGGCCAGCCCACCTCCGAGGCGTCCTGGTACCGGGGCACGGAGAAGCTGCGCACCACCACCGAACGCGACGGGGACGTCTCCACGACGATCCCGCCGAAGGGCGACACGGTCACGGCGACCTTCGAGGACGCCGAGGGCCGCGTGGAGCGGCTGCGCGAGTACACCGACGAGGCCCGCACCAAGTGGCGGGACACCCTCTACGAGTACGACGACCTCGACAACCTCCGCAAGGTGACCGCGCCCGGCGGTGCCGTCACCACGTTCGAGTACGACAAGCGGGGCCGCCAGACGGCCTCGACCGACCCCGACGGCGGCCGTACCGAGATGCGGTACGACAACTCCGACAACGTGGTGGAGACCACCGACCCGCTGGGCCGGTCCCTGTTCACCACGTACGACGACGGCGGACGCCCGACCACCCTGCGCGAGGGGAGCACGACCGGCCCCAAGCGCCTGGAGTGGACCTACGACTCCCTCTACAAGGGCCTGCCGACCGCGCAGATCCGCTACGAGGGCGGCCGTGAGTACCGGGAGGAGGTCACCGACTACGACAACGCCTACCGGGTGAAGAAGTCCCGAACGGTGATCCCCGCCGAGGAGACCGGCGTGGCCGGCACGTACGAGTACGAGTACTCCTACACGCCGACCGGCAACCTCGCCTGGGTGTCCGTGCCGGGTCTGGGCGGTCTGGTCACCGAGCGGATCGTCTTCCGCTACAACACGGACGACCTGCCGATCTTCATCGGCGGCGCGTCCACGTACCTCGCCAACGCCCAGTACTCGGCGTTCGGCGAGATCCTGCGCACCGACGCGGGACCGGCGGGCAAGCAGGTGTACGGCACCTACGTCTACGACGAGTTCACCCGTCGCCTGCAGAGCGCCACCTTCGACCGCTCGGTCGGCCCGGGGCGTATCAACGAGGCACGGTACGGGTACGACGAGGCAGGCAACGTCACCAGGATCACCGACGCGCCGGGTGCCGCCGCCCCGGGCTCCGGCGAGACCGACACGCAGTGCTTCGTCTACGACCAGCTCAGGCAGATGACCTCCGCCTGGACGTCGAAGACGGCGGACGACTGCGCGGCGGCGCCGTCGAAGGAGAGGGTCGGCGGCCCGGAGGCGTACTGGCAGTCGTTCCAGTACGACGCGGCCGGCAACCGGACCAAGCTCGTCGAGCACGACACCACGGGCGACGCCGCCAAGAACGTCACCCGTGACTACGTCTACGGAAAGGAGGGCGTCGGTGGTCCGAACGCGCTGGCCGAGGTCAAGTCGACCGGCCCGAGGGGCGAGACCCTCGCCACCTTCGGCTACGACAAGGCGGGCAACACCACCGGGCGCCAGCACGGCGGCAGCAGCCAGACTCTCGAGTACGACATCGAGGGCCAGCTGCGCGAGGTCACCCAGCCCGTCGAGGGCGGCGGCACCAAGACCACGTCGTACCTGTACGGCGCGGACGGCGAACGCCTCATCCGGACCGGCGCGGACGGCAGTCGCACGCTCTACCTCGGCGACGCGGAGCTGACCGTCAACGCGGCCAACACCAGCGCGAAGGCGGAACGCTTCTATCCGCTGCCGGACGGCTCCACGACGGTCCGCGCGACCGGCGGGGTCCGGCAGCTGATGCTGGCCGACCACCACGGCACGTCCCACACGGTCGTGGACATGGCGGACACGGCGATGGGCGTCACGCGGCGCAAGTCGATGCCGTTCGGCGAGACACGGGGGTTGGAGCCCGCGTCCTGGCCCGGGCAGCGCGGCTTCGTGGGCGGCACGGTCGATGCGGACACCGGACTGACCCGGCTGGGCGCCCGTGACTACGACCCGGCCACGGGGCGGTTCATCCAGGTCGACCCGATGGTCGACTACGGCCAGCCGGCCACGATGAACCCGTACGCCTACAGCAACAACGCGCCGGCCACCTTCTCCGACCCGTCGGGTGAGTTCTTCCCGATCCTGATCGGTATCGCGGCCCGGATCGCCATCCAGGCGGCGATCCGCGCGGCGGCCCGCCGGGCGGCGATCATCGCGGCCCGCAAGGCGGCCCAGGCGGCGGCCCGTCGTGCGGCGGCGCTGGCGCGCAAGCGTGTCCTGGAGGCGGCCAAGCGCGCGGCGGCCAAGGCCCGCCGTGAGGCGGCCCGCAAGGCGGCGGCGGCCAAGCGCGCTGCGGCCAAGCGGGCGGCGGCCCGGGCGGCGGCCAAGCGGGCGGCGGCGCGTAGGGCGGCTGCCCAGGCGAGGGCCCGCGCGGCCCGCGCGGCGGCGAGGAAGGCGGCGGCCCGCAGAGCCGCGGCCCGCAAGGCGGCGGCCCGCCCGCAGCCGCGTGCCAAGCCCCGCTCCCAGCCGAAGCCGAGGCCCAAGCCGCGGCAGGTGAAGCGGGCGGTGAAGAAGGTCGCCAAGGAGGTCAGGGAGACCGTCAAGGAAGAGGTCCAGTCAGCGGGCCTGCGAGTCCAACAGTTTCGTTCCGGGCACCAAGGTCCTCATGGCCGACGGCTCCACCAGACCGATCGAAAAGGTCAGGCCCGGTGA
- a CDS encoding SWIM zinc finger family protein — protein MTPRPSDEAREALRAARRRASADPAPDAGEPAGTRDQQRPGDVARDALHRAVRARRAADAGSPQTGTDGGGGGHGAGDAKGGSGTVAEAGTVTGHGRPVVTGDAVTDTGVQAEGPAGEADARALPSAAHDVQSRPDRPDHPAPRPARRPGDIAREALRSAREEALRARTETNDRPSGERSSGDWPSGERGSDGRAAATGPHTGRTPSGTAPRVPRVPRTTRGERAAGIRTAEETGVPAVRDLLTDAVPAFPPPPFDAAEPPPKPDGRPHMPPAAHEPPAAPHMPPTAHEPPAAHEPPAAHEPPAAHEPPTAHEPSAPSAPSAPSAQPTPPPSPATPRTPRSMAAPTRDGELRRTFPAFPSRAPDGTGFADTWWGDAWVTALEEGALDTTRLVRGRRYAERGHVDAITVTPGLVLAYVQGTRPRPYRVQVRLRTFADDEWERFLDAAADRPGHIAALLDKEMPQSLADCGAPLLPRPGDLDPRCSCPDSGHPCKHAAALCYQTARLLDADPFVLLLLRGRGERDVIDALSRLSAARTARATRDREPEPLPGVRAREAVAPRALPPLPTPLPPPPHPEQPPVYPAAPGGPDPFALDQLATDAAARAHALLTTGRDPVGRLTLWQDAVRLAAARPGSGLTAASRALYSSLARVTGRAPAELARAVAAWRQGGPAGLEVLEDPWDPPAGRFDRARPLLLAADLPAFRPWHNHLTHPRGHLQLRLGRNHLWYAYESEPGHDDWWPRGTPAPDPVGALTGLDTPRTL, from the coding sequence ATGACACCCCGTCCGTCCGACGAGGCCCGGGAGGCCCTGAGAGCTGCACGCAGGCGCGCGAGCGCCGATCCGGCGCCGGACGCGGGGGAGCCCGCGGGAACCCGGGACCAACAACGCCCCGGTGACGTGGCCCGTGACGCCCTCCACAGGGCGGTACGGGCCCGGCGTGCTGCGGACGCGGGAAGCCCGCAGACGGGGACGGACGGGGGCGGGGGCGGGCACGGGGCCGGCGACGCGAAGGGCGGCTCGGGCACGGTGGCGGAAGCGGGGACAGTGACGGGGCACGGGCGGCCGGTGGTGACCGGTGACGCCGTTACCGACACCGGCGTGCAGGCGGAGGGGCCCGCAGGGGAGGCGGACGCCCGCGCCCTGCCGTCCGCTGCCCACGACGTCCAGAGCCGCCCGGACCGTCCGGATCACCCGGCGCCGCGGCCCGCCCGGCGCCCCGGCGACATCGCGCGGGAGGCCCTGCGTTCGGCCCGCGAGGAAGCGCTGCGCGCGCGAACGGAGACCAACGACCGGCCCTCCGGTGAGCGATCCTCCGGTGACTGGCCCTCCGGTGAGCGGGGGAGCGACGGGCGAGCGGCCGCCACCGGCCCTCACACCGGCCGAACCCCGTCGGGCACCGCTCCCCGCGTTCCGCGCGTCCCCCGTACCACCCGGGGCGAACGCGCAGCCGGTATCCGGACGGCCGAGGAGACGGGAGTGCCCGCGGTACGGGACCTGCTCACCGACGCCGTCCCCGCATTCCCGCCCCCGCCCTTCGACGCGGCCGAGCCGCCCCCGAAGCCCGACGGCCGGCCTCACATGCCGCCGGCCGCCCACGAGCCGCCGGCCGCGCCGCACATGCCGCCGACCGCCCACGAGCCGCCGGCCGCCCACGAGCCGCCGGCCGCCCACGAGCCGCCGGCCGCCCACGAGCCACCGACCGCCCACGAGCCCTCGGCGCCCTCGGCGCCCTCGGCGCCCTCGGCACAGCCGACCCCCCCTCCATCCCCCGCCACCCCCCGAACGCCCCGCTCCATGGCCGCCCCCACCCGGGACGGCGAGTTGCGCCGCACCTTCCCCGCGTTCCCGTCCCGCGCCCCGGACGGCACGGGGTTCGCCGACACCTGGTGGGGCGACGCATGGGTCACGGCGCTGGAGGAGGGCGCGCTCGATACCACGCGGCTGGTCCGTGGACGCCGGTACGCCGAGCGGGGGCACGTCGACGCCATCACCGTCACCCCCGGGCTCGTCCTCGCGTACGTCCAGGGAACCCGTCCCCGCCCGTACCGCGTGCAGGTACGGCTGCGCACCTTCGCGGACGACGAGTGGGAGAGGTTCCTGGACGCGGCCGCCGACCGGCCCGGCCACATCGCGGCCCTGCTGGACAAGGAGATGCCCCAGTCCCTCGCCGACTGCGGGGCCCCGCTGCTGCCCCGCCCCGGCGACCTCGACCCGCGGTGCAGCTGCCCCGATTCCGGTCACCCCTGCAAGCACGCCGCCGCCCTCTGCTACCAGACCGCCCGGCTGCTCGACGCCGACCCGTTCGTGCTGCTCCTGCTGCGCGGCCGGGGCGAGCGCGACGTGATCGACGCCCTGTCCCGGCTCAGCGCCGCCCGCACGGCCCGCGCCACCCGGGACAGGGAACCGGAACCCCTCCCGGGGGTGCGGGCACGTGAGGCCGTCGCCCCGCGCGCCCTACCGCCCCTTCCGACACCGCTGCCACCTCCTCCGCACCCGGAGCAGCCGCCCGTCTACCCGGCGGCCCCGGGCGGCCCGGACCCGTTCGCGCTGGACCAGCTCGCCACCGACGCCGCCGCCCGCGCCCACGCGCTGCTCACCACCGGCCGCGATCCCGTCGGCCGGCTCACACTGTGGCAGGACGCCGTGCGGCTCGCCGCCGCCCGCCCCGGCTCCGGACTCACCGCCGCCAGCCGCGCGCTGTACTCCTCCCTCGCCCGCGTGACCGGGCGCGCCCCGGCCGAGCTGGCCCGCGCGGTCGCCGCCTGGCGCCAGGGAGGGCCGGCCGGGCTCGAGGTCCTGGAGGATCCCTGGGACCCGCCGGCCGGCCGCTTCGACCGCGCCCGCCCCCTCCTCCTCGCCGCCGACCTGCCCGCCTTCCGCCCCTGGCACAACCACCTCACCCACCCCCGGGGGCACCTCCAGCTCCGCCTCGGCCGCAACCACCTCTGGTACGCGTACGAGTCCGAGCCCGGCCACGACGACTGGTGGCCCCGAGGCACCCCCGCCCCGGACCCGGTGGGCGCCCTCACCGGCCTGGACACCCCGCGCACTCTCTGA